Proteins encoded by one window of Cervus canadensis isolate Bull #8, Minnesota chromosome 18, ASM1932006v1, whole genome shotgun sequence:
- the ZNF784 gene encoding zinc finger protein 784 isoform X3 — MPLDAQERIWVEGETTAPGPSGCFGEVLVPDDGHPATPPSDLIEIQVVKVTDTTLVPEPPEPGSLHCALCPAAFRLVSELLFHEHGHLAGAEGGGQGGDPSRCHVCGHSCPGPASLRAHYSLHTGERPYRCALCPRAFKALAPLLRHQHRHGVEPGAPQRPPEAAAAATREQRPWAPPERSEVVLAAAAAGAAVGKPFACRFCAKPFRRSSDMRDHERVHTGERPYHCGVCGKGFTQSSVLSGHARIHTGERPFRCSLCDRTFNNSSNFRKHQRTHIHGPGLGDSGGPLAPGAEGPGSGCGAGNPPEEGRGEMAKVKVEVDQ; from the exons ATGCCTCTTGATGCCCAGGAGAGGATTTGGGTGGAAGGAGAAACGACTGCTCCAG GTCCTTCGGGCTGCTTTGGGGAG gTCCTGGTACCTGATGATGGCCACCCAGCCACCCCCCCGAGTGACCTCATCGAGATCCAGGTGGTGAAGGTGACGGACACCACGCTGGTCCCCGAGCCCCCGGAGCCAGGTTCTCTGCACTGTGCCTTGTGCCCGGCTGCCTTCCGGCTGGTCTCCGAGCTGCTGTTCCACGAACATGGTCACCTGGCGGGGGCTGAGGGTGGCGGGCAGGGTGGGGACCCCAGCCGGTGTCACGTGTGTGGCCACAGCTGCCCTGGCCCTGCCAGCCTCCGTGCCCACTATAGCCTGCACACAGGTGAGCGGCCCTACCGCTGCGCCCTCTGCCCCCGGGCCTTCAAGGCCCTGGCCCCGCTGCTGCGGCACCAGCACCGACACGGAGTGGAGCCGGGGGCCCCTCAGAGGCCcccggaggcggcggcggcggcaactCGAGAGCAGCGGCCCTGGGCACCCCCGGAGAGGTCGGAGGTGGTGctggcggcggcagcggcgggcgCGGCGGTGGGGAAGCCCTTCGCCTGCCGGTTCTGCGCCAAGCCGTTCCGCCGCTCCTCAGACATGCGAGACCACGAGCGGGTGCACACGGGCGAGCGGCCCTACCACTGCGGCGTGTGCGGCAAGGGCTTCACCCAGTCCTCGGTGCTCAGCGGCCACGCGCGCATCCACACCGGCGAGCGCCCCTTCCGCTGCAGCCTCTGCGACCGCACTTTCAACAACTCCTCCAACTTCCGCAAGCACCAGCGcacccacatccacgggccgggGCTGGGGGACTCTGGGGGCCCACTGGCACCGGGGGCCGAGGGGCCGGGGAGCGGGTGTGGGGCAGGGAACCCTCCGGAAGAGGGGCGTGGGGAGATGGCCAAAGTGAAGGTGGAGGTCGACCAGTAG
- the ZNF784 gene encoding zinc finger protein 784 isoform X2, whose translation MAAARPEPPSPSSAAPEPRSPEPPDLVLVPDDGHPATPPSDLIEIQVVKVTDTTLVPEPPEPGSLHCALCPAAFRLVSELLFHEHGHLAGAEGGGQGGDPSRCHVCGHSCPGPASLRAHYSLHTGERPYRCALCPRAFKALAPLLRHQHRHGVEPGAPQRPPEAAAAATREQRPWAPPERSEVVLAAAAAGAAVGKPFACRFCAKPFRRSSDMRDHERVHTGERPYHCGVCGKGFTQSSVLSGHARIHTGERPFRCSLCDRTFNNSSNFRKHQRTHIHGPGLGDSGGPLAPGAEGPGSGCGAGNPPEEGRGEMAKVKVEVDQ comes from the exons ATGGCCGCCGCGCGCCCGGAACCCCCGAGTCCGAGCTCAGCGGCCCCAGAGCCGCGATCCCCGGAGCCTCCGGACCTG gTCCTGGTACCTGATGATGGCCACCCAGCCACCCCCCCGAGTGACCTCATCGAGATCCAGGTGGTGAAGGTGACGGACACCACGCTGGTCCCCGAGCCCCCGGAGCCAGGTTCTCTGCACTGTGCCTTGTGCCCGGCTGCCTTCCGGCTGGTCTCCGAGCTGCTGTTCCACGAACATGGTCACCTGGCGGGGGCTGAGGGTGGCGGGCAGGGTGGGGACCCCAGCCGGTGTCACGTGTGTGGCCACAGCTGCCCTGGCCCTGCCAGCCTCCGTGCCCACTATAGCCTGCACACAGGTGAGCGGCCCTACCGCTGCGCCCTCTGCCCCCGGGCCTTCAAGGCCCTGGCCCCGCTGCTGCGGCACCAGCACCGACACGGAGTGGAGCCGGGGGCCCCTCAGAGGCCcccggaggcggcggcggcggcaactCGAGAGCAGCGGCCCTGGGCACCCCCGGAGAGGTCGGAGGTGGTGctggcggcggcagcggcgggcgCGGCGGTGGGGAAGCCCTTCGCCTGCCGGTTCTGCGCCAAGCCGTTCCGCCGCTCCTCAGACATGCGAGACCACGAGCGGGTGCACACGGGCGAGCGGCCCTACCACTGCGGCGTGTGCGGCAAGGGCTTCACCCAGTCCTCGGTGCTCAGCGGCCACGCGCGCATCCACACCGGCGAGCGCCCCTTCCGCTGCAGCCTCTGCGACCGCACTTTCAACAACTCCTCCAACTTCCGCAAGCACCAGCGcacccacatccacgggccgggGCTGGGGGACTCTGGGGGCCCACTGGCACCGGGGGCCGAGGGGCCGGGGAGCGGGTGTGGGGCAGGGAACCCTCCGGAAGAGGGGCGTGGGGAGATGGCCAAAGTGAAGGTGGAGGTCGACCAGTAG
- the ZNF784 gene encoding zinc finger protein 784 isoform X1 — protein MAAARPEPPSPSSAAPEPRSPEPPDLGSEGCLLMPRRGFGWKEKRLLQVLVPDDGHPATPPSDLIEIQVVKVTDTTLVPEPPEPGSLHCALCPAAFRLVSELLFHEHGHLAGAEGGGQGGDPSRCHVCGHSCPGPASLRAHYSLHTGERPYRCALCPRAFKALAPLLRHQHRHGVEPGAPQRPPEAAAAATREQRPWAPPERSEVVLAAAAAGAAVGKPFACRFCAKPFRRSSDMRDHERVHTGERPYHCGVCGKGFTQSSVLSGHARIHTGERPFRCSLCDRTFNNSSNFRKHQRTHIHGPGLGDSGGPLAPGAEGPGSGCGAGNPPEEGRGEMAKVKVEVDQ, from the exons ATGGCCGCCGCGCGCCCGGAACCCCCGAGTCCGAGCTCAGCGGCCCCAGAGCCGCGATCCCCGGAGCCTCCGGACCTG GGATCTGAGGGATGCCTCTTGATGCCCAGGAGAGGATTTGGGTGGAAGGAGAAACGACTGCTCCAG gTCCTGGTACCTGATGATGGCCACCCAGCCACCCCCCCGAGTGACCTCATCGAGATCCAGGTGGTGAAGGTGACGGACACCACGCTGGTCCCCGAGCCCCCGGAGCCAGGTTCTCTGCACTGTGCCTTGTGCCCGGCTGCCTTCCGGCTGGTCTCCGAGCTGCTGTTCCACGAACATGGTCACCTGGCGGGGGCTGAGGGTGGCGGGCAGGGTGGGGACCCCAGCCGGTGTCACGTGTGTGGCCACAGCTGCCCTGGCCCTGCCAGCCTCCGTGCCCACTATAGCCTGCACACAGGTGAGCGGCCCTACCGCTGCGCCCTCTGCCCCCGGGCCTTCAAGGCCCTGGCCCCGCTGCTGCGGCACCAGCACCGACACGGAGTGGAGCCGGGGGCCCCTCAGAGGCCcccggaggcggcggcggcggcaactCGAGAGCAGCGGCCCTGGGCACCCCCGGAGAGGTCGGAGGTGGTGctggcggcggcagcggcgggcgCGGCGGTGGGGAAGCCCTTCGCCTGCCGGTTCTGCGCCAAGCCGTTCCGCCGCTCCTCAGACATGCGAGACCACGAGCGGGTGCACACGGGCGAGCGGCCCTACCACTGCGGCGTGTGCGGCAAGGGCTTCACCCAGTCCTCGGTGCTCAGCGGCCACGCGCGCATCCACACCGGCGAGCGCCCCTTCCGCTGCAGCCTCTGCGACCGCACTTTCAACAACTCCTCCAACTTCCGCAAGCACCAGCGcacccacatccacgggccgggGCTGGGGGACTCTGGGGGCCCACTGGCACCGGGGGCCGAGGGGCCGGGGAGCGGGTGTGGGGCAGGGAACCCTCCGGAAGAGGGGCGTGGGGAGATGGCCAAAGTGAAGGTGGAGGTCGACCAGTAG
- the ZNF580 gene encoding zinc finger protein 580: MLLLPPRPPHPRASSPEAMDPPPPKAPPFPPAEGPTSTASSAAGPRPPRLGRHLLIDANGVPYTYTAPLEEEPRGPAPREAPPGEPGPRKGYSCPECARVFASPLRLQSHRVSHSDLKPFTCGACGKAFKRSSHLSRHRATHRARAGPPHACPLCPRRFQDAAELAQHVRLH; encoded by the coding sequence atgctgctgctgccgccgcggCCCCCCCACCCTCGGGCCTCCTCTCCCGAGGCCATGGACCCGCCGCCCCCCAAGGCGCCCCCTTTCCCCCCGGCGGAGGGCCCTACGTCCACTGCGTCCTCGGCGGCGGGGCCCCGGCCCCCGCGGCTGGGCCGCCACCTGCTCATCGACGCCAACGGGGTCCCCTACACGTACACGGCGCCGCTGGAGGAGGAGCCGCGCGGCCCGGCCCCGCGCGAGGCGCCTCCCGGAGAGCCCGGGCCGCGCAAGGGCTACAGCTGCCCCGAGTGCGCCCGCGTCTTCGCCAGCCCCCTGCGGCTGCAGAGCCACCGCGTGTCGCACTCGGACCTCAAGCCCTTCACGTGCGGCGCCTGCGGCAAGGCCTTCAAGCGCTCCAGCCACCTGTCGAGGCACCGTGCCACGCACCGCGCCCGCGCTGGCCCGCCGCACGCCTGCCCGCTCTGCCCGCGTCGCTTCCAGGACGCCGCGGAGCTGGCGCAGCACGTGCGGCTGCACTGA
- the ZNF581 gene encoding zinc finger protein 581 produces MLVLPAPGPRPLAFPSAEAMQAPPPRTGGSPEPGPSCSTGCPQTSSSPSRPNHYLLIDTQGVPYTVLVDEESQRETGPDGASAQKKCYSCPVCSRVFEYMSYLQRHSITHSEVKPFECDTCGKAFKRASHLARHHSIHRAGGGRPHGCPLCPRRFREAGELAQHSRVHSGERPYQCPHCPRRFMEQSTLQKHTRWKHP; encoded by the coding sequence ATGCTGGTGCTgccggcccccggcccccggcccctgGCGTTTCCCTCCGCTGAGGCCATGCAGGCCCCTCCCCCTCGGACGGGCGGGTCCCCAGAGCCCGGACCTTCCTGCTCCACAGGATGTCCCCAGACCTCGTCCTCTCCTTCCAGGCCCAACCACTACCTGCTCATAGACACCCAGGGCGTCCCGTACACCGTACTGGTGGACGAGGAGTCGCAGAGGGAGACCGGGCCCGATGGGGCGTCGGCCCAGAAAAAATGCTACAGCTGCCCCGTGTGCTCCCGGGTCTTCGAGTACATGTCCTACCTGCAGCGACACAGCATCACCCACTCGGAGGTGAAGCCCTTTGAGTGCGACACCTGCGGGAAGGCATTCAAGCGGGCCAGCCATCTGGCGCGCCACCACTCCATTCACCGGGCAGGCGGCGGGCGGCCCCACGGCTGCCCGCTGTGCCCTCGCCGCTTCCGAGAGGCGGGCGAGTTGGCCCAGCACAGCCGGGTCCACTCCGGGGAGCGCCCCTACCAGTGCCCGCATTGCCCGCGCCGGTTCATGGAGCAGAGCACACTGCAGAAGCACACGCGGTGGAAGCACCCCTGA
- the LOC122421232 gene encoding translation initiation factor IF-2-like: MEERVAGVHPGQFPPPLLRGSSTFPTVLYVSQTRPGASSPTRMTPGAASSPGIGNFVTFPDYASPRAGEYCKGPSRKCDPGLRRKRPAHRGPGTRHATCPPGGPGCLPSPSPVSETHHRLRPARGRSPAPGMCADAVGPRAGFRARVGERRALASPAPGTGRVVAASAPAARRIPRGDHSQPPALPPAGQRSPAGDRPVLARTSPGVTRGRGGPTVAGIPTLRLEVGALSPRPVTCVETPSAYFGQENRAPSTPRVLLLPAPNSLEPRSLQPQVS; encoded by the exons ATGGAGGAGCGGGTCGCGGGGGTCCACCCCGGCCAGTTCCCACCACCTCTCTTAAGGGGATCCTCAACTTTCCCCACTGTTCTCTACGTCTCCCAAACCCGACCCGGCGCCTCCTCACCCACCCGAATGACCCCGGGCGCCGCCAGCTCTCCAGGAATTGGGAATTTCGTGACGTTCCCTGACTACGCTTCGCCGAGGGCGGGGGAGTACTGCAAGGGGCCATCGCGCAAGTGCGACCCGGGTCTCCGCCGCAAACGGCCAGCTCACCGGGGACCCGGGACGAGGCACGCCACCTGCCCACCAGGCGGCCCCGGCTGCCTGCCCTCCCCATCGCCTGTCTCCGAGACTCACCACCGCCTCCGCCCCGCCCGCGG ACGCTCCCCGGCGCCGGGCATGTGCGCCGACGCCGTCGGTCCCCGGGCCGGATTCCGCGCGCGGGTGGGTGAGCGGAGGGCCCTGGCCAGCCCAGCCCCGGGCACTGGGAGGGTGGTGGCTGCGTCCGCCCCTGCGGCCAGGCGCATCCCCCGCGGGGACCACTCGCAGCCGCCGGCCCTCCCGCCCGCGGGACAAAGG TCCCCCGCGGGCGACAGGCCGGTGCTCGCCCGCACGAGCCCGGGGGTTACCCGTGGGCGGGGAGGTCCAACCGTGGCTGGGATCCCCACCCTGCGCCTGGAAGTTGGGGCACTCTCTCCCAGGCCGGTGACCTGCGTCGAGACCCCGTCGGCCTACTTCGGCCAGGAGAACCGTGCTCCGTCGACCCCACGGGTCCTCCTTCTTCCAGCCCCCAACTCCCTAGAGCCTAGGAGTTTGCAACCCCAGGTGTCCTAA
- the CCDC106 gene encoding coiled-coil domain-containing protein 106 isoform X1, with amino-acid sequence MNSRRRPVKKDSEALEISIPFDETPHLDPQIFYSLSPSRGNFEEPAEAASPTAALMNGVRAQLHLALERNSWLQKRIEDLEEERDFLRCQLDKFISSARLDTDDHCRGKPGPRRAEGDGRGGTGGEASDPESAASSLSGASEEGSTVERKRQRQKGDPGRRRFGKPKARERQRVKDADGVLCRYKKILGTFQKLKSMSRAFEHHRVDRNTVALTTPIAELLIVAPEKLAEVGEFDPSKERLLEYSRRCFLALDEETLKKVQALKKSKLLLPITYRFKR; translated from the exons ATGAACAGCCGGAGGAGGCCAG TGAAGAAGGACAGCGAGGCCTTGGAGATTTCCATCCCGTTCGATGAGACGCCCCACCTGGACCCGCAGATCTTTTACAGCCTGAGCCCCTCTCGGGGGAACTTCGAGG AGCCGGCGGAGGCTGCTTCCCCGACAGCGGCCCTGATGAATGGCGTCCGGGCCCAGCTGCACCTGGCCCTGGAGAGGAACTCCTGGCTGCAGAAGCGCATTGAGGACCTGGAGGAGGAGCGGGACTTCCTGCGGTGCCAGCTGGACAAGTTCATTTCCTCTGCGCGACTGGACACAG ACGACCACTGCCGGGGGAAGCCAGGGCCTCGGCGGGCCGAGGGGGACGGCCGAGGGGGGACCGGGGGCGAGGCCTCAGACCCCGAGTCGGCCGCCTCCTCGCTCAGCGGGGCATCTGAAGAAGGCAGCACcgtggagagaaagagacagaggcagaaaggagACCCAGGCCGGCGGCGCTTCGGCAAGCCCAAGGCCCGGGAGAGGCAGCGGG TGAAGGACGCAGACGGGGTGCTCTGCCGCTACAAGAAGATCCTGGGCACCTTCCAGAAGCTGAAGAGCATGTCGCGGGCTTTCGAACACCACCGAGTGGACCGCAACACGGTGGCACTGACCACGCCCATCGCGGAGCTGCTCATCGTGGCCCCGGAGAAGCTGGCCGAGGTGGGCGAGTTTGACCCCTCCAAGGAGCGCCTGCTTGAGTACTCGCGCCGCTGCTTCCTGGCCCTGGACGAGGAGACCCTCAAGAAGGTGCAGGCCCTCAAGAAGAGCAAGCTGCTGCTTCCCATCACATACCGCTTCAAGCGGTGA
- the CCDC106 gene encoding coiled-coil domain-containing protein 106 isoform X2 has protein sequence MNGVRAQLHLALERNSWLQKRIEDLEEERDFLRCQLDKFISSARLDTDDHCRGKPGPRRAEGDGRGGTGGEASDPESAASSLSGASEEGSTVERKRQRQKGDPGRRRFGKPKARERQRVKDADGVLCRYKKILGTFQKLKSMSRAFEHHRVDRNTVALTTPIAELLIVAPEKLAEVGEFDPSKERLLEYSRRCFLALDEETLKKVQALKKSKLLLPITYRFKR, from the exons ATGAATGGCGTCCGGGCCCAGCTGCACCTGGCCCTGGAGAGGAACTCCTGGCTGCAGAAGCGCATTGAGGACCTGGAGGAGGAGCGGGACTTCCTGCGGTGCCAGCTGGACAAGTTCATTTCCTCTGCGCGACTGGACACAG ACGACCACTGCCGGGGGAAGCCAGGGCCTCGGCGGGCCGAGGGGGACGGCCGAGGGGGGACCGGGGGCGAGGCCTCAGACCCCGAGTCGGCCGCCTCCTCGCTCAGCGGGGCATCTGAAGAAGGCAGCACcgtggagagaaagagacagaggcagaaaggagACCCAGGCCGGCGGCGCTTCGGCAAGCCCAAGGCCCGGGAGAGGCAGCGGG TGAAGGACGCAGACGGGGTGCTCTGCCGCTACAAGAAGATCCTGGGCACCTTCCAGAAGCTGAAGAGCATGTCGCGGGCTTTCGAACACCACCGAGTGGACCGCAACACGGTGGCACTGACCACGCCCATCGCGGAGCTGCTCATCGTGGCCCCGGAGAAGCTGGCCGAGGTGGGCGAGTTTGACCCCTCCAAGGAGCGCCTGCTTGAGTACTCGCGCCGCTGCTTCCTGGCCCTGGACGAGGAGACCCTCAAGAAGGTGCAGGCCCTCAAGAAGAGCAAGCTGCTGCTTCCCATCACATACCGCTTCAAGCGGTGA